One Corallococcus exiguus DNA segment encodes these proteins:
- a CDS encoding Maf family protein, translating to MSDLILASTSSARRVLMDGLGVPYRTEAPNVDEQVPEDMPADEAVRMLAVRKARAVQERHPESWVLAADQLVEVGRDVLGKPQDRDAARAQLTRLLGNTHVIHTAVCLLGPGGHHSETLEDARLTFFAVPPEELERYLDTGEWEGCAGSYRVEGRGQALLQKLEGDRTNVQGLPMLSVVRLLRQAGFDLFARP from the coding sequence ATGAGCGACCTCATCCTGGCATCCACCTCCAGCGCGCGACGAGTCCTGATGGACGGGCTGGGCGTGCCCTACCGCACCGAAGCCCCCAACGTGGACGAGCAAGTCCCCGAGGACATGCCCGCCGACGAGGCCGTGCGGATGCTCGCCGTGCGCAAGGCCCGCGCGGTGCAGGAGCGCCACCCGGAGTCCTGGGTGCTGGCGGCGGATCAGCTGGTGGAGGTGGGCCGCGACGTGCTGGGCAAGCCCCAGGACCGGGACGCGGCGCGCGCGCAGCTCACGCGGCTGCTGGGGAACACCCATGTCATCCACACCGCCGTGTGCCTGCTGGGGCCGGGCGGTCACCACTCGGAGACCCTGGAGGACGCGCGCCTCACGTTCTTCGCCGTCCCGCCGGAGGAGCTGGAGCGCTACCTGGACACCGGCGAGTGGGAGGGCTGCGCGGGCAGCTACCGCGTAGAGGGCCGGGGGCAGGCGCTGCTCCAGAAGCTGGAGGGCGACCGCACCAACGTGCAGGGACTGCCCATGCTGTCGGTGGTACGGCTGCTCCGGCAGGCGGGCTTCGACCTCTTCGCCCGCCCCTAA